One Burkholderia thailandensis E264 genomic window carries:
- a CDS encoding GNVR domain-containing protein has product MDLKAQPISATPHAKRNDGLASLWWSVVRHRRLFAAIVAAFLALGVLYALVATPQYRAEALLRIQTKPGSAISALSDVSGTISNGPSANDESEVLTSRAIVGAAIEQIGANLEIRTLGHFPLIGRLLASGHANDDKLAPPLLGLSGFAWGGEKLKLGEFSLPDAALGDKFRLVAGDAGQWTLYDKEDRLLARGALGDSVPFTVAVDGERAQPGRIRVDTLRARSGIAFSIVKEPTQRVYDDVMKKMKTVVSNRDSTLEEPSMMKLVYQADTPQRVQEMVNAIVRVYLDQDIKYRAEKAQRNLDSLHARLPGLKKDLEKAEDALNRYRTTTGTIDVDQQGIALINRLNSLSEHQTVLQLALDNVKARFLPGSTTYQTVQTQLNQVKKEIQQTTTAANKLPTAQREFVRLSRQVSVATQLYTSVLTNAQQLEIAVASTTPGVSVVDWANKPYKKAWPQRGIVVLGALLGGLFAGLAAAYLLARHRDELSGPSSIANVSDIPCVAVVAPSAESLALNDDRSGKARATVKPLAAQCPNDPGVEALRALRTSLRAALAHDGRGGGKVVVFAGPTAGVGSSFVASNLAYLFADANASVLFVDADMRGGSHNPLGVGRNGGAIGLANVLEGGQPLEKAIVKLGKSKLSVMTPGTLTGSNPGELLERPEFPQLLAALRTRFDFVIVDAPPVLPYSDTLSIAAQDCDAVLLVSRGRTTRASELETALQRLDSVDAKIAGHVFNAYVAPPRPPRTSLRDEWREIVARGTKPHRPARPAQAKQTFKLAKSAVAKASRN; this is encoded by the coding sequence ATGGATCTGAAAGCACAACCGATTTCGGCGACACCGCACGCCAAGCGAAACGACGGGCTCGCGAGCCTCTGGTGGAGCGTCGTTCGGCACCGGCGGCTCTTCGCGGCGATCGTCGCCGCGTTCCTCGCGCTGGGCGTCCTGTACGCGCTCGTCGCCACGCCGCAGTACCGCGCCGAAGCGTTGCTGCGAATCCAGACGAAGCCCGGATCGGCGATCAGCGCACTGTCCGACGTGTCCGGCACGATCTCGAACGGCCCGTCCGCGAACGACGAGAGCGAGGTGCTGACCTCGCGCGCGATCGTCGGCGCGGCGATCGAGCAGATCGGCGCGAACCTCGAGATCCGCACGCTCGGCCATTTCCCGCTCATCGGCCGCCTGCTCGCGTCCGGGCATGCGAACGACGACAAGCTCGCGCCGCCGCTGCTCGGTCTGTCCGGCTTCGCATGGGGCGGCGAGAAACTGAAGCTCGGCGAATTCTCGCTGCCGGACGCCGCGCTCGGCGACAAGTTCCGGCTCGTCGCGGGCGACGCCGGACAATGGACGCTCTACGACAAGGAAGACCGCCTGCTCGCGCGCGGCGCGCTCGGCGACAGCGTGCCGTTCACCGTCGCCGTCGACGGCGAACGCGCTCAACCCGGCCGGATTCGCGTCGACACGCTGCGCGCGCGCTCGGGCATCGCGTTCTCGATCGTCAAGGAACCCACGCAGCGCGTCTACGACGATGTGATGAAGAAGATGAAGACGGTCGTGTCGAATCGCGATTCGACGCTCGAAGAGCCGTCGATGATGAAGCTCGTCTATCAGGCCGACACGCCGCAGCGCGTGCAGGAGATGGTCAACGCGATCGTGCGCGTCTATCTGGACCAGGACATCAAGTATCGCGCGGAAAAGGCGCAGCGCAATCTCGACTCGCTGCACGCACGGCTGCCCGGCCTGAAGAAGGACCTCGAGAAAGCGGAGGACGCGCTGAACCGGTATCGCACGACGACGGGCACGATCGACGTCGACCAGCAAGGCATCGCGCTCATCAACCGGCTGAACTCGCTGTCCGAGCATCAGACGGTGCTGCAGCTCGCGCTCGACAACGTGAAGGCGCGGTTCCTGCCGGGCAGCACCACGTATCAAACCGTGCAGACGCAGCTCAATCAGGTGAAGAAGGAGATCCAGCAGACGACGACGGCAGCCAACAAGCTGCCCACCGCGCAGCGAGAATTCGTTCGACTGTCGCGCCAGGTGTCGGTCGCGACGCAGCTCTACACGAGCGTGCTGACCAATGCGCAGCAACTCGAGATCGCCGTGGCCAGCACGACGCCCGGCGTGAGCGTCGTCGACTGGGCGAACAAGCCGTACAAGAAGGCCTGGCCGCAACGCGGCATCGTCGTGCTTGGCGCGCTGCTGGGCGGACTGTTCGCGGGCCTCGCCGCCGCCTATCTGCTCGCGCGCCATCGCGACGAACTGAGCGGGCCGTCGTCGATCGCGAACGTATCCGACATTCCTTGCGTCGCGGTGGTCGCGCCGTCCGCGGAATCGCTCGCGCTCAACGACGATCGATCCGGCAAGGCGCGCGCGACAGTGAAGCCGCTCGCCGCGCAATGCCCGAACGATCCGGGCGTCGAGGCGCTGCGCGCGCTGCGCACGAGCCTGCGCGCGGCGCTCGCGCACGACGGCCGCGGCGGCGGCAAGGTGGTCGTGTTCGCCGGCCCGACGGCGGGCGTCGGCAGCAGCTTCGTCGCATCGAATCTCGCCTATCTGTTCGCCGACGCGAACGCGTCGGTGCTCTTCGTCGACGCCGACATGCGCGGCGGCTCGCACAACCCGCTCGGCGTGGGCCGCAACGGCGGCGCGATCGGTCTTGCGAACGTGCTCGAAGGCGGGCAGCCGCTCGAAAAGGCGATCGTCAAGCTCGGCAAGAGCAAGCTGTCGGTGATGACGCCCGGCACGCTCACGGGATCGAATCCGGGCGAGTTGCTCGAACGCCCGGAATTCCCGCAGTTGCTCGCGGCATTGCGCACGCGTTTCGACTTCGTGATCGTCGACGCGCCGCCCGTGCTGCCGTACAGCGACACGCTGTCGATCGCCGCGCAAGACTGCGACGCGGTGCTGCTCGTGTCGCGCGGCAGAACGACGCGCGCGTCGGAACTCGAAACGGCGCTGCAGCGCCTCGACAGCGTCGACGCGAAAATCGCCGGTCACGTCTTCAATGCATATGTCGCGCCGCCGCGCCCGCCCCGGACGTCGCTGCGCGACGAGTGGCGCGAAATCGTCGCGCGTGGGACGAAGCCTCACCGCCCTGCACGGCCCGCGCAAGCGAAGCAGACGTTCAAGCTCGCGAAGAGCGCGGTCGCGAAGGCCTCCCGAAACTGA